The Ramlibacter algicola genome segment CGCGCACTTCGTCGACGGTCAGCACGATCAGGCCGTCGTTGAGCAGCAGGACGTCGCCCGGGCGCACGTCGCGCGGCAACTCCTTGTAATCCAGGCCCACGCCATGCACGTCGCCCGGTTCGGCGCGCGATGCATCGAGCACGAACTTCGCACCGGGATCGAGCTGCACCTTGCCTTCGGCGAACTTGCCGACGCGGATCTTGGGGCCTTGCAGGTCGGCCATGATGGCCACCTCGCGGCCGGCGGCCTGCGCGGTTTCGCGCACGAGCCGCGCGCGGTCGATGTGGTCCTGCGCGGTGCCGTGGCTGAAGTTCAGGCGCACGACGTTCACGCCGGCGCGGATCATCTGTTCCAGCGTCTTCGGGTCGCTCGACGCGGGGCCGAGCGTGGCAACGATCTTGGTGGCGCGGCGGGCCATGGGCAAAGTCCTGTCTCGTGGATGCGCTGGCATTCTCACATGCCGCGCAGCGCGTCGGGGCTCTCAGGCCTTGGCGCGTTGCTGCAGGATCTCGAACGCGGGCAGGGTCTTGCCTTCGAGCACTTCGAGGAAGGCACCGCCGCCGGTGGAGATGTAGCCGACGTCCTTCTCGATGCCGTACTTGGCGATGGCCGCCAGCGTGTCGCCGCCGCCGGCGATGCTGAAGGCGGACGAGTCGGCGATGGCACGCGCGATGGTTTCGGTGCCCTTGGCGAACGCGTCGAACTCGAACACGCCGACCGGGCCGTTCCAGACGATGGTGCCGGCAGCCTTGAGCTGGGTGGCCAGGCGTTGCGCTGTATCCGGACCGATGTCCAGGATCAGGTCGTCCTCGGCGACGTCGTCGGCGCGCTTGACGGTGGCCGGCGCATCGGCCGCGAAGGTCTTGGCCGTCACCACGTCGGTCGGGATCGGCACATCGGCGCCGCGCGCCTTCATCGCCTCGATCACCGCGCGCGCTTCGCCAACCAGGTCGGCCTCGGCCAGCGACTTGCCGATCTTCAGGCCGGCCGCCAGCATGAACGTGTTGGCGATGCCGCCGCCGACGATCAGCTGGTCGACGTTCTTCGCCAGCGATTGCAGGATCGTGAGCTTGGTCGACACCTTGGAGCCGGCGACGATCGCCACCAGCGGGCGCTTGGGGTGCGCCAGCGCCTTGGTGATGGCATCGATTTCGGCGGCCAGCAGCGGGCCGGCGCAAGCGACCTTGGCGTACTGCGCGATGCCGTAGGTGGAAGCTTCGGCACGGTGCGCGGTGCCGAACGCGTCGTGCACGAAGATGTCGCACAGCGCGGCCATCTTCTTCGCGAGCTCGGGGTCGTTCTTCTTCTCGCCCTTGTTCAGGCGGCAGTTCTCCAGCAGCACGACCTGGCCGGGCTGCACGTCGACGCCGTCGACCCAGTTCGACTTCAGCGGCACCTCGCGGCCGAGCAGTTCGGACAGCCGCTGCGCCACCGGCGCGAGCGAGTCCTCGGGCTTGAACTCGCCCTCGGTGGGCCGGCCCAGGTGCGACGTCACCATCACGGCCGCGCCGGCGTCCAGCGCCATGCGGATGCAGGGCACGGAGGCGCGGATGCGGGTGTCCTCGGTGATGCGGCCCTGGTCGTCCTGCGGCACGTTCAGGTCGGCACGGATGAACACGCGTTGGCCGCGGGCGCGGCCCTGGTCGCACAGGTCGGAAAAGCGCAGGACGTTCATGGCGGTGTCAGCTCGAAAGAGGACCGCGATTGTAGGCAGCGCGACCAACGCGACAGGACCTGCTGGCCCGACAGCGCTACCAGCCGAGGAGGAGGTGCAGGGGCAGGTAGACCGCCATGCCGCCGGCCATCGTCAGCAGCACCGAGCGGCGCAGGAAGTACAGCAGCGCCCCAACCAGCGCGCCGTAGCAGCGCGCGTCGGTCCACGGCACCGTGAGCGCGCCCTGCGTGAGCACGACTTCGGGAATGACGACGCCCGCCAGCGCCGCCACGGGGGCGTACTGCAGTGCGCGCGAGGCCCAGGCCGGCAAGGCCCACGGCCGGTCGAGGATGAAGAAGAAGCAGCGCGTGAGCACGGTGACGCCCGCCAGCCCGGCGATCACGCCCAGCGTCCACCAGTCGGTGGCGCCGCTCATGCCGCCTGCTCCTTGCCGGCCGGTCCGCCGCGCTCGAGCCACAGGCAGGCGAGCACCGCGACGCCGATGGCCAGCACCACGTTCAACTTCAGCGGCATCGCGTGTGCCGCCACGGCAACCAGGCCAGCGACCACCGCCGCGACCACGCGCAAGCGGGTCGCCGCCAGCGAGCACACGATGCCCACGAGACACAGCACGCCGGCGAAGCCCAGTCCCCAGCCTTCCGGAATCGCATTGCCCACCGCGATGCCGAGCAGGCTGGCACCCATCCACGCGCACCACGTCATGCAGTAATTGCCGGCGAGGAACGATTCCTGCGCCGCGCGGCCGGCAGCGTCGGTGGCGGGGTGCGCGTACCGCGCGGTGAACAGCGCATAGCTCATGTCGGCGGTGAGGTAGCCGTTGGTGAGGCGCCGCCAGCGCGGCATGTGGATCAGGTACTCGCGCAGGTGCAGGCTGAAGACGACGAAGCGCAGGTTGACGCAGAAGCCGGTCGCCCACACCACCCACGCCGGCGCGCCGGCGACGATCAGGGGGATTGCCGCCAGTTGCGAACTGCCGGCGTAGACGAACAGCGTCATCGCGACCGCTTCGATGACGCTCATGCCTGACTTGACCATCGCGACGCCGGTCATCAAGCCCCACGCGGCGATGCCGGGCGCGATCGGCGCGCTGCTGCGCAGTCCCTCGCGGAACTCGGGCAGCCGGCGGACGGAGGCGAGGACGAACATCAGGCGGCGCCGAAGCGCTGGCCGGCCTGCAGCGGCCAGCCGCGCAGCGCGTCGGCAACGGCCAGCCGCTTGCCGCCCGGGCGCTGCACGTCCAGCACGCGCAGCACGCCGTCGCCGGTCGCCACGTCGATGCCGTCCGGTCCGACAGCGAGCAAGGTTCCGGGCGCCGCGCCGGCCAACGCGGGCAGGACCTGCGCGCGCCACAGCTTGACGGTGTCGCCGCCCAGGGCGGTGGACGCACCGGGGAAGGGATCGAAGGCGCGCACGCGTCGCTCGATCACGCGCGCCGGCTTCGACCAGTCGATGGCGGCTTCCGCTTTCTCGATCTTGTGTGCGTACGTGATGCCGTCGGCCGGTTGGGGCGTGCGCGTGAGGCCACCGCATGCGGCCATCTCCAGCGCTTCGACGACCAGGCGTCCGCCGAGGTCGGCGAGCCGGTCGTGCAGCGACGCCGTCGTGTCGTCGTCGCGGATCGCCATCGGCTCGACGAGCAGCATGTCGCCGGTGTCCAGGCCGGCGTCCATCTGCATGATGGTGATGCCGGTACGCGCGTCACCCGCCTCGATGGCGCGGTGGATCGGCGCGGCGCCGCGCCAGCGTGGCAGCAGCGACGCATGGATGTTGAGGCACGCGAGCTGCGGCGCGTCGAGCACCCACTGCGGCAGGATCAGGCCGTAGGCCGCGACCACCATCACGTCCGCGCGCGCCTCGAGGATCGCCGTGCGCGCCTGCTGCGCGTCGTCCGGGAACTTGCCGTCCAGGCGCAGGCTGCGTGGTTGCGCGACGGCGATGCCGTGCTCCTGCGCGAACTGCTTGACCGGTGACGCCTGCAACTTCATGCCACGCCCGGCCGGGCGGTCGGGCTGCGTCAACACCAGCGGGATGTCGAAGCGCGCCGCATGCAGGCGCTGCAGGGCGACGCGAGCGAACTCGGGCGTGCCGGCGAAGATCACCCGCATCGGCAACCGCCTCAGTCGCCGCGATCGGGCGTGTTGATGAACTCCATGCCCTGGTGCGCGCGCCGCACCACGCCGGCCTCATCGAGGTAGACGTAATAGAACATCCAGCCGCCGTCGAGGTCCTGCCAGCGGTAGGTCAGGATGGGGCCGTTCCAGCTGGAAACGCGGTCGACCAGCGCCGGCGGGCCGAACTCGCGTTCGACGTCGGCACGCGTCCACTGGTCCGGCACGATGCGGTTGAACTCGCGCAGCGCCATCACCTGCCGCACGCTGGTCACGCGGCCGGCGGCGTCCAGGTCGACCATCCAGGCGAAGCGGCCCAGCGGCTGCAGCGAGTACTGCAGGCGTTCGCCGCCCGCGATGGGCACGACCCGCGTCGGCTGGCCGAGGCGTTCGAGCACCTGCTGGCGCGTTGCGCCCACCGGCACCGAGCCGGCATTGAACGGATTGGCCGCGCACGCGGCCAGCACCAGGGCGGCGGCGACCAGGGCGAGACGGCGCATGGAGATTTCCCTTCAGGCGCGTTCGGTGTCGCGCTTGGCCTTGAGCATCTTGGTCTTGATGCGATTGCGCTTGAGCGGCGACAGGTATTCGACGAACACCTTGCCCAGCAGGTGGTCCATCTCGTGCTGGATGCACACCGCCAGCAGGCCTTCGGCCTCGATCGTGCGCGGCTCGCCCTTGTCGTCCAGCGCGGTGACCTTGACCGACGTGGAACGCTCGACGCCGTCGTAGATGCCGGGCACCGACAGGCAGCCTTCCTCGTTGACCACCTTGTCCTCGCTGGCCCACGCGATCTGGGGATTGATCAGCACCATCGGCTGGTCGCGCTCCTCGGAAATGTCGATGACGATCACCCGCTCGTGCACGTTGACCTGGGTGGCGGCCAGTCCGATGCCATGGGCGTCGTACATGGTCTCCAGCATGTCGGCCACCAGCTGGCGGATGCGGGCGTCGACCGCCTGCACCGGCTGGGCGACGGTGTGCAGGCGGGGATCGGGATAGGTGAGGATCGGGAGCAAGGCCATGGGGGGTCGCGGCGACAAGGGCGGGCCGGCAGCCCGCGAGGTGTCGCTATTTTCGCCACTTTTGCTGTCGGGCGCCGGGCGCCACAGCCATAAACGTTGCGGAAATCAAGGGCTTGAGTCCAGAATCGCCAGTGATTTGTCAAGTTTCGTGACGAGGAGGACAACCATGATGCGCCACCGCAAGGCACCGCCGTATGCCGCGCATGCCCTGGCCGTGCTGGCCGCTGCCGTGCTGGCTTTGCCCGTGTCGGCGCAGACGCCGCCCAATGTGTTGCCGTCGCAGCGTGCGACTGCGCAGCAGGTGGCACAGGCGGGCGTGCCGCTGTCGGAACTGGCCAAGGACGCGCCGGACAGCTACACGGTGAAGTCGGGCGACACGCTCTGGGACATCTCCAAGAAGTTCCTCACCAGCCCGTGGCGCTGGCCCGAGTTGTGGGGCATGAACCTGCAGGACATCAAGAACCCGCACCGCATCTACCCGGGCCAGGTCCTGGTGCTCGAGAAGGTCGACGGCCGCGCGCGCCTGCGCATGCAGGCCCAGGGCGATGCGCCCCCGACGGAAACGGTGCGCGTGTCGCCGCGCGTGCGCTACACGGCGCTGGGCGACACCTCCATCCCGATGATCAACCCGGGGCTCATCGAGCCCTTCCTCGCCGAGCCGGTGGTCGTCGGCGAGGGCGACCTGCAGAAGGCGCCGCGCCTGGTGGGCTCGGCCGACGAACGCGTGCTGCTCACGCGCGGCGACCGTGTCTACGCGCGCAGCAGCGGCGGTGCGGCCATCGCCGAAACCCCGGGCAAGGTCGACGAATTCCGCGTGTTCCGCAATGCCGTGCCGCTGGTGGACCCGTACACCAGGAAGGTGCTGGGCTATGAGGCCCAGTACCTGGGCCAGGCGCAGCTGCTGCGCGGCGAAGGCGTCGAGACCGCTGGCGAGAAGTCCACGCCGATCCCCGCGACGCTGGAACTCACCAACGCCCGCAGCGAGATGCGCGCCGGCGACCGCCTGCTGCCCGAACCGGGCCGCCAGCTCGTGAGCTACGCGCCGCGCGCGCCCGAGCAACGCATCGACGGCGCCATCGTCTCCATCTACGGCGATGCCGTCGGCCTGGCGGGCCACAACCAGGTGGTCGTCATCAACAAGGGAACGGCCGACGGCGTCGCGTCCGGCCACGTGCTGGCGATCATGAAGACCGGCCAGACCATCGTCGACAAGTCGCAGCCGGGCGAGCGCAGCCAGCTGAAGCTGCCCGACGAGCGCAACGGCCTGCTGATGGTGTTCCGTCCGTTCGAGCACGTCTCCTATGCCCTGGTGCTGGAGACCCCGCTCGGCGTGAAGGTCGGCGACCGCCTGGTCAACCCGCGCTGATCCCGGCGCCATGGAGCGCGAGGAGCTTGCCGCCTGGCTGCGCCTCGCGTGGGCGCCCGGGCTGGGGCGCACGACGGCGCGCCGCCTGCTCGCTGCCTTCGGGCTGCCACAGGCGGTGTTCGCGCAGGACACCACCGCCATCGAACAAGCCACCAGCGCGGCCGTGCCGCCGCTGCTGCGCGAGCGCCCCGCCGGCCTCGACGCCCTCACCAATGCAACGCTCGACTGGCTGGCGCAGGCACCGGCCGGGCAGTCGCGCCGCGTGCTCACGCTGGCCGATCCGCTCTATCCCGCGTCGCTGCTGCAGACCGAAGATCCGCCACTGGTGCTGTACGCCGCCGGGCAGCCGGTGGATGCCTGGCCGCGCGCCATCGCCATCGTGGGCAGCCGCAATCCCACGGCCCAGGGCCGCATCGATGCGCGCGAGTTCGCACGCAGCTTCGCACGCAGCGGGCTGACGGTGGTCTCGGGGCTCGCGCTGGGCATCGACGGCGCGGCGCATGAAGGCGCGCTCGACGGCGCAGCGGACGGGCAACTCGCCACCATCGCGATCGTGGGCACCGGGCTGGACCGCGTGTACCCGCAGCAGCACCACGACCTCGCGCACCGCATTGCGTCGCGCGGACTGCTGCTGTCCGAATACCCGGTCGGCACGCCGCCGCTGTCCGACAACTTCCCGCAGCGCAACCGCATCATCTCGGGCCTGGCTTCCGGCACGTTGGTGGTGGAAGCGGCGGTGCGCTCGGGTTCGCTGATCACGGCCCGCCTGGCCGCCGAGCAGGGCAAGGACGTCTACGCGATTCCCGGCTCGATCCACTCGCCGCAATCGCGTGGCTGCCATGCGCTCCTCAAGCAGGGCGCCAAGCTGGTCGAGACCGCCGAGGATGTGCTCGAGGACATGGAAGCACCCGTGCGCGCACCAACGCGCCCGACCCCGCGCGAGGACGTGCCCTTGCTGCAGGCGATGGGCCACGCGCCCCTGAGTCTCGACGCGCTGGTGGCACGCACGGGCACCAGCGCAGCGGACCTGCAGGCGCAGTTGCTCGAACTGGAGTTGCAGGGCCGTGTCGCGCGCCTCGCCGGCGGCCTGTTCCAGCGTCTTGAGCGCGCGTAGTCGCACGCGCACGCCGACGCGTGCATGCAACACCGCGTGCATCGCGCACGCAAACGCGTGCGGCTCCGCTATATTGGCCTTCCATGTTCGATGTCCTCGTGTTCGTCTACGAACACTACTGGCGCGGGGAGGAACCTCCCGAACTCGAGCAACTGGGACGCAGGCTCAGCGCCCACGGCTTCGAGGCCGACGAAATCCAGCAGGCCCTGGCCTGGCTCGACGGCCTCACCGTCGCCGCCCAGGGCAGCTCCCCCGACACACCCGGCACGCCGCCCGCGCATGAGCAGTCGAGCGATTCGATGCGCGTGTACTCGGTCGCCGAGCAGGACCACCTCGGCGCGCAGTGCCTGGGCTTCATCAGCTTCCTGGATTCGGCAGGCGTGATGCCGCCGGGCATGCGCGAGATCGTCATCGACCGCGCGATGGCCGCGCCCGGCGACCCGGTGGCGATCGACGACCTGAAGATCATCGTGCTGATGGTCTACTGGAGCATGGGCTGCGAGCCCGACGCGCTGGTGCTGGACGAACTGTGCGATGACGGCGAGGGGCGCCTCGCGCATTGAGGGCGCCGGCGGGCAGGCGAACGCGAAAAGTCGCAGAAATGAAAAAAGGGATCCTCGGATCCCTTTTCTGTTGGTGGATGCGGCTTACGCCAGCAGCCGTTCCGGATTCGCGTCCAGTTTCGCGAGTGCATCGCGCGTGGCGCGGACAGTGAGCGCCTCTTCCTCCGCCGGCAGCAGGAGGCCCGCCTGCAGGTAGGACGCCAGGCGGCGCGCCTGGATCAGGAAGCTCTTGCCGTCGGTGGACGCCAGCAGGTGCAGCTGGCCGCGATCGCTGCGCCACACGTACTGCACCTGGTGCTGCTTGCCGTTGTGGTCCAGCGTGAACCAGGTGCCCTGCTGCAGTTCCTTGGCCCACGCCATCATCGCGTCGCTGGGGTTGGAGCCGCCGTCGGTGACCACCTCGATGGACGACGCGTCGATGCCCAGCATCATCTCGATCGCATCGGAGTCCAGCGGCAGCTCGGCGCCCGGATCGTCGGACACGAAATCCTCGAGGTTTGCGAGCCGCTTGGTCATGGCGTCGATCTGCGCCTGCGGGATCGACTCCGTCTTGGACATGAAGGCGTCGGCCAGCGTGTCGCCGATGACCTTGATGTGCCTTTCCTGGTCGGCCGCGGCCAGCCCCAGCAGGGTCATGCCCGAGCGCAGCCGCTGCAGCAGTTGCGGCAGGTCCTGGATCACGCGCGCGCGTTCGGTGCGATTGGGCTTGGCGCTGGCCGACCACACCAGGTCGGCGGCGGACTTCTTCAGCGCCACGGTCTCGGTGTGCTGCACGCCGTGCTTGATCGCCGCGACGGCGAGCACTTCGGCCCAGACCTTGAACAGGAACTCGCGGATCTCGTCGCGCACCGGCACGTCGTTGAGCATCTTGCGCAGCTCGATCGTGTACTGCACGGCAAGCGTTTCCTTCTGCTCGACCTGCTGCGCGACGCTGACCAGGCGCTGCGTGTCGCCCTTCTCGGTGAGGAACTTGGAGAGGAACTTCTGGAACTCGTCGTAGACGAGCTGGAACACGCGGCGGCCGGTCTCGGGGTACTGCTCGATGACTTGCACGATGCGCTTGATCTCCATCTCCAGCGCGCTGCCACCGATGGACGCGCTGTTGAAGCCCAGCACGCACGATCCCATGCGATCGATCAGCTGGCGCGCCGGGTGCTGCAGCGTGCCGAAGAATTCCGGTTCCGCGAGCGCGACGCGCAACACGGGCATCTGCAGGCGCGCGAACCACACGCGGACGGCGGGCGGGATGCGTTCCTCGGAAAGGATGCTCTGGAACATCAGCGCGACGATCTCGATGGTCGCCTTCTCCGACTGCGTGCTGGCTTTCTTCTTCAGCTCGGTCGTGCGGTCGCGCAAGTCGACCGCCACGCGCTCGACCGCCGCATCGTCGTAGACCACCACCTCCTGCACCGTGGCGCCAGCTTCCATCCGCGTGGCCACCTGCGATTGCATCTGGGTGTGGTGGCCGATCGCTTCCTGCAGCGCCGGCGACGCGGGGGCGCCGGCCTGGTCGATGTTGAAGTTGGCCTTGTCGGTGAGCAGGCGCTTGAGCTGCCCGATGACGCCGGTGGCCCGCATGCGTGCGCGCGCCAATGGCGTGGTGCCGGTCAGCAGGCGGGTCTCGTCGTGGACGCCGCCGCGGCCGCCGTACGCGCTGGCCGGTCCGGCACGGCCGCCGGGCGCACCACCGGCCATGCCGCCGCCCGCGAAAGCACCGCCACCGCCCGCGGCGCCGCCGGAGGGTCCGCCGGCGTAGCCGCCACCTTGGGACGCGCCGCCGCCCGAGTAGCCGCCACCTTGGGGGGCGCCACCGCCACCCGAGTAGCCGCCACCCTGCGAGGCGCCACCGCCACCCGCAGGACCTGCATACGCTTGCGCGCCGCCGCCGCCGCCGCCACCGCCACCGCCGCCAGTCGCGTACGCAGCGCCGCTCGAGCCGCCGCCGGAAGGCGCGCCGCCGGCGGATGGTCCGCCGTAGCCGCCACTGCCGGAGACGCCGGCCTGGCCACCCCCGGGGAAACCTCCCTGGCCGCCGCCAGACGTGCCGCCCGCGGAGCCAGCGGTCGAGACCCCTGCGTCGCCCGGCGCCGATTCCTGCGGCGCTTCGCCGGCAACCCCGCCCGGCCCGGAGGGACGCGCGTTGGCGGTGCGCTTGACGCGCCCACTGAGGTCGATCTCCGGCATGACGCCGCGTTCGACCAGGAAGGCATTGAGCGACTCGTAGGCCGCCACCGCCTTTTCGGTCAGCGCCTTGTGGATGACGTCCTGCGCGCCCTGCCAGCTGCCGCGCGACAGGCCGGCGGCCGACCATTGCTCCACGAGGTGCTGGGCGATCGCTTCGGGCCGCAGGATGTCCTGGCTGGAGAGCTCCTCGTCGTTCTCCAGGTGCTGCATGCGCACCTTGAGGTCGTTGAGCTGCCAGGTCGCCTTCTCGCCGATGGCCAGGGCGAGGCGCGAGGACAGGATCTTGTTCTCGACGACGTCGTCGCCGATCAATTCGAGGTTCAGCGCTTCCAGCCGCACGCGCGCGGTGGCCGTCGGCGGCATCAGCGCACGGCGCCACGACTTGGCGGTGGCGTCGGTCCACAGGCGCCGCTTCTGGTCGAACGTGAGCAGGTTGTCCCGGCGCTCCTGCGAGTCCCGCGCGCTGGCCGAGGCGTCCACCAGGTCCGCCAGCCGCCCGCGGATCGCGTCGGCGAGCCCCGGGAGCACCTCCTCGATCTTCGCGACGAAGTGCTCGCGCGCCTGGCGCGCGAGCGGCACCTGCGGCGGCTGGGTGGTGGACTGGAAGCGCTTCACGGGTGGTGCATCAGACCACGGCCCCGGCGTTCGGGTCGTTGGGGTCTTCCTTGCGGGACCCGGCCTTCACGAGATCCTCGCGCTTGACGCCCAGCCACATGGCGATGGCGGCCGCGACGAAGACGGACGAATAGATGCCGAACAGGATGCCGATGGTCAGCGCCAGGGCGAAGTAGTGCAGGGTCGCGCCGCCGAACAGCAGCATCGACAGCACCATGATCTGCGTCGACCCGTGGGTGATGATGGTGCGGCTGATCGTCGACGTGATGGCGTTGTCGATGATCTGCACCGTGTCCATTTTGCGGTACCGGCGGAAGTTCTCCCGGATCCGGTCGAAGATGACCACCGACTCGTTGACGGAATACCCCAGCACCGCGAGCACCGCGGCCAGCACCGCCAGCGAGAACTCCCACTGGAAGTAGGCGAAGAAGCCCAGGATGATGACCACGTCGTGCAGGTTGGCGATGATGGCCGCGACGGCGAACTTCCACTCGAAGCGGAACGCCAGGTAGACCACGATGCCGACGACCACCATGGCCAGTGCCTTCAGGCCGTCGGTGGCAAGCTCC includes the following:
- a CDS encoding phosphoglycerate kinase, whose product is MNVLRFSDLCDQGRARGQRVFIRADLNVPQDDQGRITEDTRIRASVPCIRMALDAGAAVMVTSHLGRPTEGEFKPEDSLAPVAQRLSELLGREVPLKSNWVDGVDVQPGQVVLLENCRLNKGEKKNDPELAKKMAALCDIFVHDAFGTAHRAEASTYGIAQYAKVACAGPLLAAEIDAITKALAHPKRPLVAIVAGSKVSTKLTILQSLAKNVDQLIVGGGIANTFMLAAGLKIGKSLAEADLVGEARAVIEAMKARGADVPIPTDVVTAKTFAADAPATVKRADDVAEDDLILDIGPDTAQRLATQLKAAGTIVWNGPVGVFEFDAFAKGTETIARAIADSSAFSIAGGGDTLAAIAKYGIEKDVGYISTGGGAFLEVLEGKTLPAFEILQQRAKA
- a CDS encoding AzlD domain-containing protein; the encoded protein is MSGATDWWTLGVIAGLAGVTVLTRCFFFILDRPWALPAWASRALQYAPVAALAGVVIPEVVLTQGALTVPWTDARCYGALVGALLYFLRRSVLLTMAGGMAVYLPLHLLLGW
- a CDS encoding LysM peptidoglycan-binding domain-containing protein — encoded protein: MMRHRKAPPYAAHALAVLAAAVLALPVSAQTPPNVLPSQRATAQQVAQAGVPLSELAKDAPDSYTVKSGDTLWDISKKFLTSPWRWPELWGMNLQDIKNPHRIYPGQVLVLEKVDGRARLRMQAQGDAPPTETVRVSPRVRYTALGDTSIPMINPGLIEPFLAEPVVVGEGDLQKAPRLVGSADERVLLTRGDRVYARSSGGAAIAETPGKVDEFRVFRNAVPLVDPYTRKVLGYEAQYLGQAQLLRGEGVETAGEKSTPIPATLELTNARSEMRAGDRLLPEPGRQLVSYAPRAPEQRIDGAIVSIYGDAVGLAGHNQVVVINKGTADGVASGHVLAIMKTGQTIVDKSQPGERSQLKLPDERNGLLMVFRPFEHVSYALVLETPLGVKVGDRLVNPR
- a CDS encoding DUF1631 family protein — protein: MKRFQSTTQPPQVPLARQAREHFVAKIEEVLPGLADAIRGRLADLVDASASARDSQERRDNLLTFDQKRRLWTDATAKSWRRALMPPTATARVRLEALNLELIGDDVVENKILSSRLALAIGEKATWQLNDLKVRMQHLENDEELSSQDILRPEAIAQHLVEQWSAAGLSRGSWQGAQDVIHKALTEKAVAAYESLNAFLVERGVMPEIDLSGRVKRTANARPSGPGGVAGEAPQESAPGDAGVSTAGSAGGTSGGGQGGFPGGGQAGVSGSGGYGGPSAGGAPSGGGSSGAAYATGGGGGGGGGGGAQAYAGPAGGGGASQGGGYSGGGGAPQGGGYSGGGASQGGGYAGGPSGGAAGGGGAFAGGGMAGGAPGGRAGPASAYGGRGGVHDETRLLTGTTPLARARMRATGVIGQLKRLLTDKANFNIDQAGAPASPALQEAIGHHTQMQSQVATRMEAGATVQEVVVYDDAAVERVAVDLRDRTTELKKKASTQSEKATIEIVALMFQSILSEERIPPAVRVWFARLQMPVLRVALAEPEFFGTLQHPARQLIDRMGSCVLGFNSASIGGSALEMEIKRIVQVIEQYPETGRRVFQLVYDEFQKFLSKFLTEKGDTQRLVSVAQQVEQKETLAVQYTIELRKMLNDVPVRDEIREFLFKVWAEVLAVAAIKHGVQHTETVALKKSAADLVWSASAKPNRTERARVIQDLPQLLQRLRSGMTLLGLAAADQERHIKVIGDTLADAFMSKTESIPQAQIDAMTKRLANLEDFVSDDPGAELPLDSDAIEMMLGIDASSIEVVTDGGSNPSDAMMAWAKELQQGTWFTLDHNGKQHQVQYVWRSDRGQLHLLASTDGKSFLIQARRLASYLQAGLLLPAEEEALTVRATRDALAKLDANPERLLA
- a CDS encoding DUF494 domain-containing protein, whose product is MFDVLVFVYEHYWRGEEPPELEQLGRRLSAHGFEADEIQQALAWLDGLTVAAQGSSPDTPGTPPAHEQSSDSMRVYSVAEQDHLGAQCLGFISFLDSAGVMPPGMREIVIDRAMAAPGDPVAIDDLKIIVLMVYWSMGCEPDALVLDELCDDGEGRLAH
- the def gene encoding peptide deformylase — protein: MALLPILTYPDPRLHTVAQPVQAVDARIRQLVADMLETMYDAHGIGLAATQVNVHERVIVIDISEERDQPMVLINPQIAWASEDKVVNEEGCLSVPGIYDGVERSTSVKVTALDDKGEPRTIEAEGLLAVCIQHEMDHLLGKVFVEYLSPLKRNRIKTKMLKAKRDTERA
- the secF gene encoding protein translocase subunit SecF, yielding MEFFKIHRDIPFMRNALVFNVISFLTFAAAVFFLFHRGLHLSNEFTGGTVMQVSYAQPAEVEKVRQAVVGMGFADVQVQNFGTARDVLIRLPSQKGVSSAQQSERVMEALCASEQGRIADEQQRRVCKTAAGGEPVTLHRTEFVGPQVGEELATDGLKALAMVVVGIVVYLAFRFEWKFAVAAIIANLHDVVIILGFFAYFQWEFSLAVLAAVLAVLGYSVNESVVIFDRIRENFRRYRKMDTVQIIDNAITSTISRTIITHGSTQIMVLSMLLFGGATLHYFALALTIGILFGIYSSVFVAAAIAMWLGVKREDLVKAGSRKEDPNDPNAGAVV
- the dprA gene encoding DNA-processing protein DprA, giving the protein MEREELAAWLRLAWAPGLGRTTARRLLAAFGLPQAVFAQDTTAIEQATSAAVPPLLRERPAGLDALTNATLDWLAQAPAGQSRRVLTLADPLYPASLLQTEDPPLVLYAAGQPVDAWPRAIAIVGSRNPTAQGRIDAREFARSFARSGLTVVSGLALGIDGAAHEGALDGAADGQLATIAIVGTGLDRVYPQQHHDLAHRIASRGLLLSEYPVGTPPLSDNFPQRNRIISGLASGTLVVEAAVRSGSLITARLAAEQGKDVYAIPGSIHSPQSRGCHALLKQGAKLVETAEDVLEDMEAPVRAPTRPTPREDVPLLQAMGHAPLSLDALVARTGTSAADLQAQLLELELQGRVARLAGGLFQRLERA
- the fmt gene encoding methionyl-tRNA formyltransferase, with amino-acid sequence MRVIFAGTPEFARVALQRLHAARFDIPLVLTQPDRPAGRGMKLQASPVKQFAQEHGIAVAQPRSLRLDGKFPDDAQQARTAILEARADVMVVAAYGLILPQWVLDAPQLACLNIHASLLPRWRGAAPIHRAIEAGDARTGITIMQMDAGLDTGDMLLVEPMAIRDDDTTASLHDRLADLGGRLVVEALEMAACGGLTRTPQPADGITYAHKIEKAEAAIDWSKPARVIERRVRAFDPFPGASTALGGDTVKLWRAQVLPALAGAAPGTLLAVGPDGIDVATGDGVLRVLDVQRPGGKRLAVADALRGWPLQAGQRFGAA
- a CDS encoding AzlC family ABC transporter permease; translation: MFVLASVRRLPEFREGLRSSAPIAPGIAAWGLMTGVAMVKSGMSVIEAVAMTLFVYAGSSQLAAIPLIVAGAPAWVVWATGFCVNLRFVVFSLHLREYLIHMPRWRRLTNGYLTADMSYALFTARYAHPATDAAGRAAQESFLAGNYCMTWCAWMGASLLGIAVGNAIPEGWGLGFAGVLCLVGIVCSLAATRLRVVAAVVAGLVAVAAHAMPLKLNVVLAIGVAVLACLWLERGGPAGKEQAA